Proteins co-encoded in one Arachis hypogaea cultivar Tifrunner chromosome 11, arahy.Tifrunner.gnm2.J5K5, whole genome shotgun sequence genomic window:
- the LOC140176266 gene encoding protein MAIN-LIKE 1-like — translation MDYIDNFTVKCTWMQEIFSVLLQDANEETIRRYAKAYIMMLLSTQLFGDKSGTCMYLRWLPYVARLKNMGRYSWGSVALSWLYRCLCCVANKNVVKLAGPLQLLQSWIFKRFLGFKLDGFDAFHWPLAMRWLGYQLTLSEKGHKVTQWRLFTWMPYSAPKVVQVVHPEILETRHMALWRVVTTLIYFAVIEWHRVDRVLPQFGGV, via the exons ATGGACTACATAGACAATTTCACTGTGAAGTGCACTTGGATGCAAGAGATATTTAGTGTCCTTCTTCAAGACGCAAATGAGGAGACAATTAGGAGGTACGCGAAAGCGTACATTATGATGTTGTTATCAACTCAGCTCTTTGGTGATAAGTCAGGTACATGTATGTACCTTCGGTGGCTACCGTATGTAGCGAGATTAAAGAACATGGGCAGATACAGTTGGGGATCCGTTGCTCTATCATGGTTATACCGGTGCTTGTGTTGTGTGGCTAACAAGAATGTGGTTAAGTTGGCCGGTCCATTGCAGCTCCTCCAGTCATGGATCTTCAAGCGGTTCTTGGGTTTCAAGCTCGATGGGTTTGATGCCTTTCATTGGCCATTGGCGATGAG GTGGTTAGGTTATCAGCTAACATTGAGCGAGAAAGGGCATAAGGTCACGCAGTGGAGACTC TTCACGTGGATGCCGTATAGCGCACCGAAGGTCGTTCAGGTGGTTCATCCCGAGATACTTGAGACCCGGCATATGGCACTATGGAGGGTTGTGACAACATTGATCTACTTTGCTGTGATAGAGTGGCATCGGGTGGATAGGGTGCTGCCACAGTTTGGTGGAGTATAG
- the LOC112724109 gene encoding cell wall / vacuolar inhibitor of fructosidase 1-like, with translation MKHFSLNTLLCTIVVASIAIAPCKSDDKLITETCSKTPYPAQCVSYIKANYKSNDVKGIAGLGIIMAQDFQLKAEAPKDILFKMISAGKRPDIRFEMIACLGNYNYLIDTTMPEAIDAFKLGKPRLAEAYANTAAIGVSNCEKRFNGKSPITNENNITHEIALILIAIAKQL, from the coding sequence atgaagcattttTCTCTAAATACATTATTGTGCACAATTGTTGTGGCTTCAATTGCAATAGCACCATGTAAAAGCGATGACAAACTCATAACAGAAACATGCAGCAAGACACCATACCCTGCTCAATGTGTTAGTTACATAAAAGCTAATTATAAAAGCAATGATGTTAAGGGTATTGCAGGTCTTGGAATAATCATGGCACAAGATTTCCAACTCAAAGCAGAAGCTCCCAAAGACATTCTCTTCAAAATGATTTCGGCGGGAAAGAGACCAGACATTCGATTTGAGATGATAGCTTGTCTTGGAAATTACAATTATCTTATCGATACTACTATGCCTGAAGCCATTGATGCTTTCAAACTTGGGAAACCCCGTTTAGCTGAAGCTTATGCTAACACTGCTGCAATTGGGGTTAGTAATTGTGAGAAAAGATTCAATGGCAAATCGCCAATCACCAATGAGAACAATATTACTCATGAAATTGCTCTCATCCTAATAGCTATTGctaaacaattatag
- the LOC112722082 gene encoding uncharacterized protein, with product MAKQKAIAWIYGDWEESYNKVPKLLQALQSCFSGTICDLRVKPYYDGHLMVRDCSMSDKVFWAFPSCVEAFKHCKPFVSVDCTHLYGRYDGVLLITVAQDGNSNKLPIAFAIVESGLLMSPSFPALRAITDSIEAMVRKG from the coding sequence ATGGCAAAGCAAAAGGCGATTGCATGGATTTATGGGGATTGGGAAGAGTCGTACAACAAGGTGCCGAAGCTGCTTCAGGCACTACAGAGCTGTTTTTCTGGGACCATTTGTGACCTACGCGTCAAACCATACTACGATGGACACCTCATGGTACGCGACTGCAGCATGTCCGACAAAGTATTTTGGGCTTTTCCGTCATGTGTTGAGGccttcaagcattgcaagccgtTTGTATCGGTAGACTGCACGCATCTGTATGGCAGGTACGATGGAGTGTTGCTTATTACAGTGGCGCAAGACGGGAACAGCAATAAACTGCCAATTGCTTTTGCCATCGTCGAGTCCGGCCTATTGATGTCTCCGTCATTCCCCGCGTTGCGCGCCATCACTGATTCAATCGAAGCAATGGTCAGAAAGGGTTAA